In a genomic window of Cynocephalus volans isolate mCynVol1 chromosome 1, mCynVol1.pri, whole genome shotgun sequence:
- the LOC134389253 gene encoding uncharacterized LOC128706665 homolog, translating into MSFQNFWRDYKVLVVMVPLVGLIHLGWHRIKSSPIFQIPNKDVISEPDSLALASPQKSQIQEK; encoded by the coding sequence ATGAGCTTTCAGAACTTCTGGAGAGACTACAAAGTTCTAGTTGTTATGGTTCCTCTAGTTGGACTCATACATTTGGGGTGGCACAGAATCAAAAGCAGCCCTATTTTCCAAATACCTAATAAGGATGTCATTTCTGAGCCAGATAGTCTGGCACTTGCAAGTCCACAGAAGAGTCAAATCCAAGAGAAATAG